The genomic DNA TAGGAAAGTGAACAGGGTGCTTGACGAAATTCATGTGGAAGATATAATACAAGGATTGATCCAGTTTAGAAAAATCTATTCCGGACAGCTGATTATAGAAATTTTGCTTGTCAGGAATGTTAATGATTCAATAGAGAATGTCCAGAATTTATCCAAGGTTCTCAAAGAGATTAAACCAGACAGAATTGATATTGGAACAATAGACAGACCTCCAGCTTACAATGTTAGTCCTTTAACCGATCAAGAGTTAATCTATCTATCAGGTTTTTTTGAAGGAAATAATATTAATGTTGTGACAAGAGGTAAAGACAGTATCTACGAAAACATATCTTTATCGGAAGATGAGATAATACAGACATTCAAAAGAAGACCCTACACATATGAAGATATAAAATCTGTTTTTGACAAAAAAACATTAAACAGGATTGAGAACCTTATCAGAAAGGGAAAACTTAGAGAAATAAAGTCAAATCAGACAGTTTTTATAACACCTGCATAAAATATTCTTATTGAAAGGATTAAAAATCACAATATCTTTTATATTAGAAACACAATAAAAAAGGAGGGTGAGATCATGAACTTTGAGAAATATGTCCAGAAGGGAAATCTGTTTTTGAAAGAACTAGCAGAAGAACTTGGAGTTCCTCAGGACAAAGACAGGGCAGGTAGAATACTGAGGGCTGTTTTGCATGCTTTGAGAAAAAGATTAACACCTGAAGAATACCTTGATCTTGTTGCACAACTTCCAATGTGTATAAAAGCCATAGCTGTTGATGGCTGGAGAATTACAGAATCTCCAGATAAATCTATAAAAGATGTTGAAGATCTTATCCATGCGGTTATGGAAGAAGACAGAAGAACAGCCGCAAGGGATCTGGGAAATGAGGAGCATGCTAAAGAGGCTATAAAAGCTGTTATCAGGGTGATAAAAAGGCATGTTTCTGATGGTGAGATACAAGATGTAGAGGCTGAACTTCCAAAACATCTCAGACAGTTCATTGAAGAAGCTTGAAAAAGACAAGGAAATAAATACGGTATTGACTTTATAAACCTGTCGGTATATATTATTAACTCCCTTTGGGCCCGTAGCTCAGTTGGTTAGAGCAGACGGCTCATAACCGTCCGGTCGGAGGTTCGAGTCCTCCCGGGCCCATTATCAGAACCCAAGATCCTTATGGGCTTTTTCCCAAACCTTAACAGCTTCTTTACACTCTTCAACAGTTGGAACAAGAGCTATCCTAAAGTATTTTGAACTGCATTTATCTTCAAGTATCTCTATACCAGAGCAGAAATTAACACCGGGAGATACAACAATCCCGTATTTTAACAGATGTTTTGCATACTCCTCCCCTGTTAGTCTAGAAGGGGCTTTTATCCAGAAATAAAAGGTTGCTTCAGGGTGTAGAAACTGAAGATTTATACTTTTAAAAAGATCTATGAAAATCTGTCTTTTTTCCATGAAAATTCTTCTTCTTTTTTCCACATGTTCCTCGTCTGACCAGGCAACCTTTGCAGCAGCCTGAATAAAATCCGGCGTTGCAACACCGAAAGAAGCTCTTCCTTTTTTGTAATCAGATATAATCTTTTTATCCCCTGCTACAAAACCTGTTCTGTATCCTGTCATTCCGCTTCTTTTTGAGAGGGAATGAAAGACAACAATACCTTCTTTTCCAATCTGAAGAGCTGAAGGAGGTTTTTTGTCAAAGTATATCTCCGTATAACACTCGTCTGAACAAAGGATAATATCATACTCCCTGCATATCCCGTAAATATCCTCAAAATAGGAGATAGAAGCTGTTGCACCTGTAGGGTTGTGGGGATAGTTTATCCATACAATTTTTGTTTCTTCAAGGATAGATTTATCTATTTTGTCAAGCCTTAAAAGAAAACCATCTTTTTCCTTAAGCTGGACAGGAAAAGGATCGCCACCTGCATAAAGGGTTCCCCTTTCATAAACAGGATAACCGGGAGTTCCAAATATCACCTTTTTTTTGTCAGGAATATCTGTATCTATAAAAACAAGAGGAAAATGGAATATAGCCTCCTTTGAACCGTTAGAAGGTATGATCTCACTATCAGGATCAAGCCCAACCCCAAACCTATTTTTAAACCAGTTTGATATCGTTTCTCTCAGACTTTTTTTGCCAGAAACGGAAGGATACTGGCTCACCTCAGGAACAGCATCAATCAAAGCCTTTCTTATCTTCGGATCTGTAGGCTCTTTTGGATCTCCTGTCCCAAAATCGTATATTTTTATTCCTTTTTCTTTAAGCTCTGCTTTTATCCTGTTAAGTTCTTCCATAGGATAAGCTCTCAAAG from Persephonella sp. includes the following:
- a CDS encoding radical SAM protein encodes the protein MRYIFGPVKSRRFGLSLGIDLSPEQKSCNFDCLYCELKKAKPVSKIKNEPDVGDIIKQIKEYIKNFGYPDVITVTANGEPTLYSDLEKLINRLNEIKGKSKTLILSNGSIINDKEKQEILKKFDMVKISLDAADQKTFRKVNRVLDEIHVEDIIQGLIQFRKIYSGQLIIEILLVRNVNDSIENVQNLSKVLKEIKPDRIDIGTIDRPPAYNVSPLTDQELIYLSGFFEGNNINVVTRGKDSIYENISLSEDEIIQTFKRRPYTYEDIKSVFDKKTLNRIENLIRKGKLREIKSNQTVFITPA
- a CDS encoding DUF2267 domain-containing protein, with protein sequence MNFEKYVQKGNLFLKELAEELGVPQDKDRAGRILRAVLHALRKRLTPEEYLDLVAQLPMCIKAIAVDGWRITESPDKSIKDVEDLIHAVMEEDRRTAARDLGNEEHAKEAIKAVIRVIKRHVSDGEIQDVEAELPKHLRQFIEEA
- the dapC gene encoding succinyldiaminopimelate transaminase encodes the protein MNRIIRSLRAYPMEELNRIKAELKEKGIKIYDFGTGDPKEPTDPKIRKALIDAVPEVSQYPSVSGKKSLRETISNWFKNRFGVGLDPDSEIIPSNGSKEAIFHFPLVFIDTDIPDKKKVIFGTPGYPVYERGTLYAGGDPFPVQLKEKDGFLLRLDKIDKSILEETKIVWINYPHNPTGATASISYFEDIYGICREYDIILCSDECYTEIYFDKKPPSALQIGKEGIVVFHSLSKRSGMTGYRTGFVAGDKKIISDYKKGRASFGVATPDFIQAAAKVAWSDEEHVEKRRRIFMEKRQIFIDLFKSINLQFLHPEATFYFWIKAPSRLTGEEYAKHLLKYGIVVSPGVNFCSGIEILEDKCSSKYFRIALVPTVEECKEAVKVWEKAHKDLGF